In a genomic window of Deinococcus metalli:
- a CDS encoding adenylyl cyclase: protein MTHIPSRPHRPALSGALLAALGLFLAACGQNPAATADVALSASAAKPGAQDLGPNVRVFDPSMSTAQIRAVVKQIAAQQVSNQFGPERYALLFKPGTYGSAADPLNVEVGYGTEVAGLGASPDDVTIIGSVSVHNQCDNGNCIALNNFWRSLSNMTINVSNANGCYTGEFWAVSQAAPMRRMHVIGNGQNITLMDYCTGPSFASGGFIADSAFEGQVINGSQQQFYTRNSVLTGWTNGVWNQVFSGVTGAPAQVFPATSAGGPYTTLDTTPVSREKPFLTVDTAGAYRVFVPATRRNSSGTTWQAGPAAGRFVPLSDFYVARPGDSVQTINAQLAQGKHLLLTPGAYDTTQAIQVKRPGTIVLGLGLPVVTPQNGNAALTVADVPGVTVAGVMVDAGPVNSPVLLRVGTQRAVNGQAREHNSWSDPATPTLIQDVFFRIGGPHIGKATLSLEVNSDHVILDDLWAWRADHGDGVGWTMNTADHGVIVNGDDVSATGLFVEHYQKGDVIWNGERGQVIFFQNEMPYDPPTQAAWMSAPNVRGYPALRVTDGVRTFSGIGMGSYSFFNQGVDIYADNAFVVPSTLAAGSLRDLLTIFLDPSNGKGGILNVINGTGGSSTIANPDVPVTVVSYP from the coding sequence GTGACCCACATCCCATCCCGCCCGCACCGCCCCGCCCTGTCCGGCGCACTGCTCGCCGCCCTGGGGCTGTTCCTTGCCGCCTGCGGCCAGAACCCGGCCGCCACTGCCGACGTGGCGCTGTCGGCCAGCGCCGCGAAGCCCGGCGCGCAGGACCTAGGCCCGAACGTGCGGGTCTTCGATCCCAGCATGAGCACTGCGCAGATCCGCGCGGTCGTGAAGCAGATCGCCGCGCAGCAGGTGTCCAACCAGTTCGGCCCGGAGCGCTACGCGCTGCTGTTCAAGCCCGGCACCTACGGCTCGGCCGCCGATCCCCTGAACGTCGAAGTGGGCTACGGCACTGAGGTCGCTGGCCTTGGGGCCAGCCCGGACGACGTGACCATCATTGGCTCCGTCTCCGTACACAACCAGTGCGACAACGGGAACTGCATCGCCCTGAATAACTTCTGGCGCTCGCTGTCGAACATGACCATCAACGTCTCGAACGCGAACGGCTGCTATACCGGCGAGTTCTGGGCGGTCTCGCAGGCTGCCCCGATGCGCCGCATGCATGTCATCGGGAACGGCCAGAACATCACCCTGATGGACTACTGCACCGGCCCCTCGTTCGCCAGCGGCGGCTTCATCGCAGACTCCGCGTTCGAGGGTCAGGTCATCAACGGCTCGCAGCAGCAGTTCTACACCCGCAACAGCGTCCTGACGGGCTGGACGAACGGCGTGTGGAACCAGGTGTTCTCCGGCGTGACCGGCGCGCCCGCTCAGGTGTTCCCGGCGACGTCGGCCGGCGGCCCCTACACCACCCTGGACACCACGCCCGTCTCGCGCGAGAAGCCATTCCTGACCGTGGACACCGCGGGCGCGTACCGCGTCTTCGTGCCGGCCACTCGGCGGAACTCGAGCGGCACCACATGGCAGGCTGGTCCGGCGGCCGGGCGCTTCGTGCCGCTGAGCGACTTCTATGTCGCGCGCCCCGGCGACAGCGTGCAGACCATCAACGCGCAGCTCGCTCAGGGCAAGCACCTGCTGCTGACGCCTGGCGCGTACGACACCACGCAGGCCATCCAGGTCAAGCGGCCCGGCACCATCGTGCTGGGGCTGGGGCTGCCGGTCGTCACGCCCCAGAACGGGAACGCCGCGCTGACGGTCGCGGACGTACCCGGCGTGACCGTCGCCGGCGTGATGGTCGATGCCGGCCCCGTGAACTCTCCGGTGCTGCTGCGCGTCGGGACGCAGCGTGCCGTGAACGGACAGGCCCGTGAACACAACTCCTGGAGCGATCCCGCCACCCCCACCCTGATCCAGGACGTGTTCTTCCGCATCGGCGGACCGCACATCGGCAAGGCGACCCTGAGCCTGGAAGTGAACAGCGACCACGTCATCCTCGACGACCTGTGGGCGTGGCGCGCCGACCACGGCGACGGTGTGGGCTGGACCATGAACACCGCCGACCACGGCGTCATCGTGAACGGCGACGACGTGAGCGCCACCGGCCTGTTCGTCGAGCACTACCAGAAGGGCGATGTGATCTGGAACGGCGAGCGTGGCCAGGTGATCTTCTTCCAGAACGAGATGCCCTACGATCCGCCCACGCAGGCCGCGTGGATGTCCGCGCCGAACGTCCGGGGCTACCCGGCGCTGCGGGTCACGGATGGCGTCCGCACCTTCAGTGGAATCGGGATGGGCAGCTACAGCTTCTTCAACCAGGGCGTCGACATCTACGCCGACAACGCCTTCGTGGTGCCGTCCACCCTGGCCGCTGGAAGCCTGCGCGACCTGCTCACGATCTTCCTCGATCCTTCGAACGGCAAGGGCGGCATCCTGAACGTGATCAACGGCACCGGCGGCTCCTCGACGATCGCCAACCCCGATGTGCCCGTCACCGTCGTCAGCTACCCCTGA
- a CDS encoding GNAT family N-acetyltransferase: protein MIRDRTAADLPALALALRRVHDRDAYPSVWPDDPAAFLNPPGTLGAWVAGPADHVLGHVLLRALPDVLPAWAEVTGQPATELAVVSRLFVVPEGRGVGLARSLFHTAWAQAVRLNRRAVLDVHLRNHAAIRLYDRSGWEHVATVEGDWRDPDGSVPLVRVYMAPE, encoded by the coding sequence GTGATCCGCGACCGCACCGCTGCAGATCTACCGGCGCTGGCCCTGGCACTGCGCCGCGTGCACGACCGCGACGCCTACCCCTCCGTGTGGCCGGACGATCCGGCGGCCTTCCTGAACCCGCCGGGCACGCTGGGCGCGTGGGTGGCCGGCCCGGCAGATCACGTGCTGGGGCACGTGCTCCTGCGCGCCCTGCCGGACGTCCTGCCCGCATGGGCAGAGGTGACCGGGCAGCCGGCCACCGAACTGGCCGTGGTGTCGCGGCTGTTCGTAGTGCCGGAGGGACGCGGCGTGGGGCTGGCACGCTCGCTGTTCCACACAGCCTGGGCCCAGGCCGTGCGCCTGAACCGGCGGGCCGTGCTGGACGTGCACCTCAGGAACCACGCGGCCATCCGCCTGTACGACCGCTCGGGCTGGGAGCACGTCGCCACGGTAGAGGGCGACTGGCGTGATCCGGACGGGAGCGTGCCGCTGGTGCGGGTGTACATGGCCCCGGAATGA
- the dcd gene encoding dCTP deaminase has translation MSILPDWRIRELAHAGMIDPFEDRLVRTAENAQVISYGLSSFGYDLRCADEWKIFTNVNSAVVDPKHFDERSFVDLQAAEIIIPPNSFALARSHEYMRIPDNVMVVALGKSTYARCGIVANVTPLEPGWEGHVTLEFSNTTPLPAKMYAFEGCVQLLFFEGERPEVTYGDRKGKYQGQRGVTLPRL, from the coding sequence ATGAGTATCCTGCCCGACTGGCGCATCCGGGAGCTGGCCCACGCGGGCATGATCGACCCCTTCGAGGACCGGCTGGTCCGCACCGCCGAGAACGCCCAGGTGATCTCGTATGGCCTCAGCTCCTTCGGCTACGACCTGCGCTGCGCCGACGAGTGGAAGATCTTCACGAACGTCAACAGCGCTGTGGTCGATCCCAAGCACTTCGACGAGCGGTCCTTCGTGGACCTCCAGGCCGCCGAGATCATCATTCCGCCGAACTCCTTCGCGCTGGCGCGCAGCCACGAGTACATGCGGATTCCCGACAACGTGATGGTCGTGGCGCTGGGGAAATCGACGTACGCGCGCTGCGGCATCGTGGCGAACGTGACGCCGCTGGAGCCCGGCTGGGAGGGGCACGTGACGCTGGAGTTCAGCAACACCACGCCACTGCCCGCGAAGATGTACGCCTTCGAGGGCTGCGTGCAACTGCTGTTCTTCGAGGGCGAGCGGCCCGAGGTGACGTACGGCGACCGCAAGGGCAAGTACCAGGGCCAGCGCGGCGTGACCCTGCCGCGCCTCTGA
- a CDS encoding metallophosphoesterase family protein produces the protein MRIAVISDVHGNAFALDAVLADMRASAPDAVLNLGDQIEGSADPARAAALQAGLGAVEVRGNNEEKLWPGGRRSTLSVQIGAWLETQVPAETLAHLSALPLTARVGGVLACHGTPDSAWDSLLWVWEWNADGVSGYYRSRDPLELRADVEALTAEVVVCGHTHRPGSTRVGDTLVVNAGAVSDQVDGDPRARWTLLDARGGRWTADFRTVAYDIDAAVRWASVHSPFGAFEDALLRSGRFDGRGAAP, from the coding sequence GTGAGGATCGCGGTGATCAGTGACGTGCACGGCAACGCCTTCGCGCTGGACGCGGTGCTGGCCGACATGCGGGCCAGTGCGCCGGACGCCGTGCTGAACCTGGGTGACCAAATCGAGGGCAGCGCCGACCCGGCCCGCGCCGCCGCCCTGCAGGCGGGTCTGGGCGCGGTGGAGGTGCGCGGCAACAACGAGGAGAAGCTGTGGCCCGGCGGGCGGCGGAGCACCCTGTCGGTGCAGATCGGCGCGTGGCTGGAGACCCAGGTGCCCGCCGAGACGCTGGCCCACCTGTCGGCGCTGCCGCTCACCGCGCGCGTGGGCGGCGTGCTCGCGTGCCACGGCACGCCGGACAGCGCGTGGGACAGCCTGCTGTGGGTGTGGGAATGGAACGCGGACGGCGTGAGCGGGTATTACCGCTCGCGCGATCCGCTGGAGCTGCGGGCGGACGTCGAAGCCCTGACCGCCGAGGTGGTCGTGTGCGGCCACACCCACCGGCCGGGCTCGACGCGGGTGGGCGACACGCTGGTCGTGAACGCGGGCGCGGTGAGCGATCAGGTGGACGGCGATCCCCGCGCCCGCTGGACGCTGCTGGACGCGCGGGGCGGGCGCTGGACGGCGGACTTCCGCACGGTCGCCTACGACATCGACGCGGCCGTGCGGTGGGCGTCCGTACACTCGCCGTTCGGGGCCTTCGAGGACGCGCTGCTGCGCTCGGGCCGCTTCGACGGGCGCGGGGCCGCCCCCTGA
- a CDS encoding DUF4163 domain-containing protein, with protein MRRWLFGLGLALLAHAGAQDLHGCGGQPGLPGGVRDGVYRGTLGGRPVALQIRHADVDGSAYYYERIGLDIPLTAFRQGTALILQEEVRKSQGDDAVVTGCFTLRPTAAGLGGTWRAPGSTKTLAVTLRAVNVGALPMNLPDTAAAATLRRDDPLTFLKLNRLWVRAADGRSVTEPASQLVYPRVPGASAALNTALQDRQLRLAADALDCRSQLAQDMQRDPGNGYELGAKLTFQGARLVSVREDVYYYCGGAHPDTYTQGVILDRASGREVKVAQLWPGLTGAKQEALYLAHPAPDLDPACRDVLREGGLEFTAHLSPAGVNLTPTSLPHVVAACAETTVISYAEIGNLADTRSPYIGDLYKR; from the coding sequence ATGCGACGATGGCTCTTCGGTCTTGGCCTGGCCCTCCTGGCCCACGCGGGCGCCCAGGATCTCCACGGATGCGGCGGCCAGCCCGGGCTGCCGGGCGGCGTCCGGGACGGCGTGTACCGGGGCACGCTGGGCGGCCGCCCGGTGGCCCTCCAGATCCGCCACGCGGACGTCGACGGCAGCGCGTACTACTACGAGCGGATCGGCCTGGACATCCCGCTCACCGCGTTCCGGCAGGGCACGGCCCTGATCCTGCAGGAGGAAGTCCGCAAGAGCCAGGGGGACGACGCGGTGGTGACCGGCTGCTTCACGCTGCGGCCCACGGCGGCCGGGCTGGGCGGCACGTGGCGCGCGCCGGGCAGCACCAAGACGCTGGCCGTGACCCTCCGGGCCGTGAACGTCGGCGCCCTGCCAATGAACCTGCCGGACACGGCCGCCGCCGCTACGCTGCGGCGCGACGATCCTCTGACCTTCCTGAAGCTGAACCGTCTGTGGGTGCGGGCTGCCGATGGGCGCAGCGTAACCGAACCCGCGTCGCAGCTGGTGTACCCGCGCGTGCCCGGCGCCAGCGCGGCCCTGAACACCGCGCTGCAGGACCGCCAGCTGCGGCTGGCCGCCGACGCCCTGGACTGCCGCTCACAGCTGGCGCAGGACATGCAGCGCGACCCCGGCAATGGGTACGAACTGGGCGCGAAGCTCACGTTCCAGGGCGCGCGGCTCGTCAGCGTGCGCGAGGACGTGTACTACTACTGCGGCGGCGCCCACCCCGACACCTACACGCAGGGCGTGATCCTCGACCGGGCGAGTGGCCGTGAGGTGAAGGTCGCGCAGCTGTGGCCCGGACTGACCGGCGCGAAACAGGAAGCGCTGTATCTGGCTCACCCCGCCCCGGACCTCGATCCAGCGTGCCGTGACGTGCTGCGGGAGGGCGGCCTGGAGTTCACCGCGCACCTGAGCCCGGCCGGCGTGAACCTCACGCCCACCAGCCTGCCGCACGTGGTGGCCGCGTGCGCCGAGACCACAGTGATTTCGTACGCGGAGATCGGGAATCTGGCGGACACGCGTTCGCCGTACATCGGCGATCTGTACAAGCGCTGA
- a CDS encoding Bax inhibitor-1/YccA family protein — MQTFPSTSARSADLVRTFMARTYSWMAAGLALTAGIAWLTASNEALAYQVFQLRLPLMLAQLALVFVLSMFAQRLSSTVAGALFIGYAALTGLTFSSILLAYDRSAVTAAFATSALTFGAMSVAGYTIKRDLSSMGRFFMFAVIGLVIAMIVNLFVASSALTLGISVVGVLLFAGLTVYDTQMLRKLALSGVSGEMAERAAINGALALYLDFVNMFLFLLRLFGGARR, encoded by the coding sequence ATGCAGACCTTTCCCTCCACGTCCGCCCGGTCGGCCGACCTTGTCCGCACGTTCATGGCCCGCACGTACTCCTGGATGGCCGCCGGCCTCGCGCTGACCGCGGGCATCGCGTGGCTGACCGCCTCGAACGAGGCGCTGGCGTACCAGGTGTTTCAGCTGCGGCTGCCGCTGATGCTGGCGCAGCTCGCGCTGGTGTTCGTGCTGAGTATGTTCGCGCAGCGCCTGAGCAGCACCGTCGCGGGCGCGCTGTTCATCGGCTACGCCGCCCTGACCGGCCTGACCTTCAGCTCGATCCTGCTCGCGTACGACCGCAGCGCCGTGACGGCCGCGTTCGCCACCTCGGCCCTCACCTTCGGCGCGATGAGCGTGGCCGGCTACACCATCAAGCGTGACCTGAGTTCCATGGGCCGCTTCTTCATGTTCGCCGTGATCGGCCTGGTCATCGCCATGATCGTGAACCTGTTCGTGGCCAGCAGCGCCCTGACCCTGGGCATCTCGGTCGTGGGCGTGCTGCTGTTCGCGGGCCTGACCGTGTACGACACCCAGATGCTCCGCAAGCTCGCCCTGAGCGGTGTGAGCGGCGAGATGGCCGAGCGGGCCGCCATCAACGGCGCGCTGGCCCTGTACCTCGATTTCGTGAACATGTTCCTCTTCCTCCTGCGCCTGTTCGGCGGTGCCCGCCGCTGA
- the treY gene encoding malto-oligosyltrehalose synthase: MPTAHLPGSTYRLQLHRDFDFAAARRVLPYLKRLGVTDVYLSPIWTSTPGSTHGYDVTDHSQVNPELGGMGGLKRLSARARELGLGLIVDFVPNHMGIQGGHNPYWEDVLTHGQASRYAHFFDISWRPLKRALDGKVLLPLLGDQYGRVLERHELVLERDGPVFTLRYWERRLPISPKSLAGLLTGASEKLPARTADLTRAELASIARSVANLPRSTARDLTDDDREERAQEMEVMTRRLGALLDASRPMRDALDATIAETNADPLRLDALISEQNYRLAFWKVASEEINYRRFFDINDLAALRMEDWRVFEWAHRTLFALLRDGVLQGVRLDHTDGLYDPAGYFRALQEGAAAALGVPGGPELPVYVVAEKILEPGETLPESWAIHGTTGYDFLAQLGGVFVDGANEDDLSAIYRRFTGDRLSYGEHLYRGKHLIQRVSLPGEVNVLTEHLESLAEADLGSRDFTLSTLRGAVREVIASFPVYRTYIRSDGQRESGDNAKIAHAVRDARAHNLREGQPLDPSVFGFLEGVLTLDSPDGRVRANDADFALKFQQLTGPVTAKGAEDTAFYRYGRLLSLNEVGGDPALFGTPPRTFHAMARQRAERWPHAMLASSTHDTKRGEDTRARISVLSEIPQAWGVFLNASAPLLLALSQDQELGRAPSALDKYVLLQTVLGAYPLDAEGGALPDDFAPRMAAYMVKAAREAKLRTSWASPQEDYEAVLEAFVPALLADAAFMARLRELHDRISPYGAQNSVSAALVRLSAPGVPDTYQGSEGWNQSLVDPDNRRPVDYATLSRRVARLERRHDLGVARALLERYATGEIKTMITWAALRARADHPELFAHGTYRAIDAGKYVLAFAREHAGQVAVTVAPRLTLTLTRERTPWALGEAWGTRQLTLPGPGTYVNALTGERLRVRSGKVPLAKVLEDFPAALLLRR, encoded by the coding sequence CGTGGACTTCGTGCCGAACCACATGGGCATCCAGGGCGGCCACAACCCGTACTGGGAGGATGTCCTGACCCACGGGCAGGCCAGCCGCTACGCGCATTTCTTCGACATCTCGTGGCGCCCGCTGAAACGCGCGCTGGACGGCAAGGTGCTGCTGCCGCTGCTGGGAGATCAGTACGGCCGCGTGTTGGAGCGCCATGAACTCGTGCTGGAGCGCGACGGCCCGGTGTTCACGCTGCGCTACTGGGAACGCCGGCTGCCGATCTCACCGAAGTCGCTGGCGGGACTGCTCACCGGGGCCAGCGAGAAGCTGCCGGCGCGCACGGCGGACCTCACGCGGGCGGAACTGGCGAGCATCGCGCGCAGTGTGGCGAACCTGCCGCGCTCGACCGCGCGCGACCTGACCGACGACGACCGCGAGGAACGCGCCCAGGAGATGGAGGTCATGACGCGCCGCCTGGGCGCACTGCTGGACGCCTCCAGGCCCATGCGCGACGCGCTGGACGCCACGATTGCCGAGACGAACGCCGATCCCCTGCGGCTGGACGCGCTGATCTCCGAGCAGAACTACCGCCTGGCGTTCTGGAAGGTCGCGTCCGAGGAGATCAACTACCGGCGCTTCTTCGACATCAACGACCTCGCGGCGCTGCGCATGGAGGACTGGCGGGTGTTCGAGTGGGCGCACAGGACGCTGTTCGCGCTGCTGCGGGACGGTGTGCTCCAGGGCGTGCGGCTCGACCACACCGACGGCCTGTACGACCCGGCCGGCTACTTCCGGGCCCTGCAGGAGGGCGCGGCGGCGGCGCTGGGCGTGCCCGGCGGCCCCGAGCTGCCGGTGTACGTGGTCGCTGAGAAGATCCTGGAGCCCGGCGAGACCCTGCCGGAATCCTGGGCGATCCACGGCACGACCGGCTACGACTTCCTGGCGCAGCTGGGCGGCGTGTTCGTGGACGGCGCCAACGAGGACGACCTGAGCGCCATCTACCGGCGCTTCACCGGCGACCGCCTCAGCTACGGCGAGCACCTGTACCGCGGCAAGCACCTGATCCAGCGCGTGAGCCTGCCGGGCGAGGTCAATGTCCTGACCGAACACCTGGAGTCGCTGGCCGAGGCCGACCTGGGGTCGCGGGACTTCACGCTGAGCACGCTGCGCGGCGCCGTCCGCGAGGTGATCGCGTCGTTCCCGGTGTACCGCACCTACATCCGCTCGGACGGGCAGCGCGAGAGCGGCGACAACGCCAAGATCGCCCACGCCGTGCGCGACGCTCGCGCCCACAACCTGCGCGAGGGCCAGCCGCTCGATCCCAGCGTGTTCGGCTTTCTGGAGGGCGTCCTGACGCTCGACTCGCCGGACGGCCGGGTGCGGGCGAACGACGCGGACTTCGCCCTGAAGTTCCAGCAGCTCACCGGCCCCGTGACTGCCAAGGGCGCGGAGGACACGGCGTTCTACCGCTACGGCCGGCTGCTGTCGCTGAACGAGGTGGGCGGCGACCCGGCGCTGTTCGGCACGCCGCCGCGCACCTTCCACGCCATGGCTCGGCAGCGGGCCGAGCGCTGGCCGCACGCCATGCTCGCCTCCAGCACGCACGACACCAAGCGCGGCGAGGACACCCGAGCGCGCATCAGCGTGCTGAGCGAGATCCCGCAGGCGTGGGGGGTCTTCCTGAACGCCAGCGCGCCGCTGCTGCTGGCGCTGTCGCAGGATCAGGAACTGGGCCGCGCGCCCAGCGCGCTGGACAAGTACGTGCTGCTCCAGACCGTGCTGGGCGCGTACCCTCTGGACGCGGAGGGCGGCGCGTTGCCGGACGACTTCGCTCCCCGCATGGCGGCGTACATGGTCAAGGCGGCGCGCGAGGCCAAACTCCGCACGTCGTGGGCGTCGCCCCAGGAGGACTACGAGGCGGTGCTGGAGGCCTTCGTGCCCGCGCTGCTGGCCGACGCCGCGTTCATGGCGCGGCTGCGCGAGCTGCATGACCGCATCAGCCCGTATGGCGCGCAGAACAGCGTCAGCGCGGCCCTGGTGCGCCTGAGCGCGCCCGGCGTGCCCGACACGTACCAGGGCAGTGAGGGCTGGAACCAGAGTCTGGTCGACCCGGACAACCGCCGCCCGGTGGACTACGCCACGCTGTCGCGACGCGTGGCCCGCCTGGAACGCCGGCACGACCTGGGCGTGGCCCGCGCACTGCTGGAGCGCTATGCCACCGGCGAGATCAAGACCATGATCACATGGGCGGCCCTGCGGGCACGGGCAGACCACCCGGAGCTGTTCGCGCACGGCACCTACCGCGCCATCGACGCCGGGAAATACGTGCTGGCCTTTGCGCGCGAGCACGCCGGGCAGGTGGCCGTGACGGTCGCGCCGCGCCTGACCCTGACCCTCACGCGGGAGCGCACGCCGTGGGCGCTGGGCGAGGCGTGGGGCACGCGGCAGCTGACCCTGCCCGGCCCCGGCACGTACGTGAACGCCCTGACCGGCGAGCGGCTGCGCGTCCGCAGCGGCAAGGTGCCGCTCGCCAAGGTGCTGGAGGACTTCCCGGCCGCGCTGCTCCTCCGCCGCTGA